Proteins encoded within one genomic window of Citrobacter amalonaticus Y19:
- a CDS encoding diacylglycerol kinase codes for MANNTTGFTRIIKAAGYSWKGFRAAWINEAAFRQESVAVLLAVAIACWLDVDAITRVLLIGSVMLVMIVEILNSAIEAVVDRIGSDYHELSGRAKDMGSAAVLLSIIVALITWGLLLWTHFR; via the coding sequence ATGGCTAATAATACCACTGGATTCACCCGAATTATCAAAGCTGCAGGCTATTCCTGGAAAGGTTTTCGCGCCGCGTGGATTAACGAGGCCGCGTTCCGTCAGGAGAGTGTGGCGGTTCTGCTGGCCGTGGCTATCGCCTGCTGGCTGGATGTGGATGCCATTACGCGCGTGCTGTTGATTGGCTCCGTCATGCTGGTCATGATCGTTGAAATCCTGAACAGCGCCATCGAGGCCGTGGTGGACCGTATCGGCTCTGATTATCACGAACTCTCCGGTCGCGCAAAAGATATGGGATCGGCGGCGGTGCTGCTCTCTATCATTGTGGCGCTGATCACCTGGGGCCTCCTGCTGTGGACACATTTTCGCTAA
- the lexA gene encoding transcriptional repressor LexA: MKALTARQQEVFDLIRDHISQTGMPPTRAEIAQRLGFRSPNAAEEHLKALARKGAIEIVSGASRGIRLLQEEEEGLPLIGRVAAGEPLLAQQHIEGHYQVDPSLFKPNADFLLRVSGMSMKDIGIMDGDLLAVHKTQDVRNGQVVVARIDDEVTVKRLKKQGNKVELLPENSEFKPILVDLREQNFTIEGLAVGVIRNGEWL; this comes from the coding sequence ATGAAAGCGTTAACGGCCAGGCAACAAGAGGTGTTTGATCTCATTCGGGATCACATCAGCCAGACAGGTATGCCACCGACGCGTGCGGAGATTGCACAGCGTTTGGGGTTCCGTTCCCCAAACGCGGCTGAAGAACACCTGAAAGCGCTGGCGCGTAAAGGGGCGATTGAAATCGTCTCCGGCGCTTCTCGCGGCATTCGACTGCTGCAGGAAGAAGAAGAGGGTTTACCGCTCATTGGTCGCGTTGCGGCGGGCGAACCTTTGCTGGCGCAGCAGCACATCGAAGGCCATTATCAGGTGGATCCGTCTCTGTTTAAGCCGAATGCCGATTTCCTGCTGCGCGTCAGCGGAATGTCGATGAAAGATATCGGCATTATGGATGGCGATCTGTTGGCAGTACACAAAACCCAGGATGTGCGTAACGGCCAGGTGGTTGTGGCGCGTATCGATGACGAAGTGACGGTCAAACGCCTGAAAAAACAGGGCAACAAAGTTGAGTTGCTGCCTGAAAACAGCGAATTTAAACCTATCCTGGTTGACCTTCGTGAACAAAATTTCACCATCGAAGGATTGGCCGTTGGCGTCATCCGTAACGGTGAATGGCTGTAG
- the dinF gene encoding MATE family efflux transporter DinF: MPFFSSADKALWRLALPMIFSNITVPLLGLVDTAVIGHLDSPVYLGGVAVGATATSFLFMLLLFLRMSTTGLTAQAFGAKNPQALARALVQPLILALGAGAAIALFRTPIIDLALHIVGGSEAVLEQARRFLAIRWLSAPASLANLVLLGWLLGVQYARAPVILLIVGNILNIVLDLWLVMGLHMNVQGAALATVIAEYSTLLIGLLMVRKVLHLRGVSLAMLKQAWRGNVRRLLALNRDIMLRSLLLQLCFGAITALGARLGSDIIAVNAVLMTLLTFTAYALDGFAYAVEAHSGQAYGARDGSQLLEVWRAACRQSGIVALLFSLVYLLAGESIVALLTSLPQIQQLADRYLLWQAILPLVGVWCYLLDGMFIGATRAAEMRNSMAVAAAGFALTLLALPVLGNHGLWLALAVFLALRGLSLAWIWRRHWRNGTWFATS; encoded by the coding sequence ATGCCGTTTTTTTCTTCTGCTGACAAAGCGCTCTGGCGTCTCGCCTTACCGATGATTTTCTCCAATATCACCGTTCCGCTGCTGGGACTGGTGGACACGGCGGTCATTGGTCACCTGGACAGCCCCGTGTATCTCGGTGGCGTGGCGGTGGGGGCGACGGCAACGAGTTTTCTGTTCATGCTCCTGCTCTTTTTACGCATGAGCACGACCGGGCTGACGGCGCAGGCGTTCGGCGCGAAGAATCCTCAGGCGCTGGCGCGGGCTCTGGTGCAACCGCTGATCCTGGCGTTGGGCGCAGGGGCCGCGATTGCACTCTTTCGCACACCGATTATCGATCTGGCGCTGCACATTGTGGGTGGTAGCGAAGCGGTGCTGGAACAGGCAAGACGGTTTCTGGCCATTCGCTGGCTGAGCGCCCCGGCGTCGCTGGCGAATCTGGTACTGCTCGGTTGGCTACTGGGCGTACAGTACGCGCGTGCGCCGGTGATCCTGCTGATTGTCGGCAATATCCTGAACATTGTGCTCGACCTCTGGCTGGTGATGGGACTGCACATGAACGTGCAGGGTGCCGCGCTGGCGACGGTGATCGCGGAATACTCGACGCTGCTGATCGGTTTGTTGATGGTGCGTAAAGTGCTGCACCTGCGCGGCGTCTCCCTCGCCATGCTCAAACAGGCCTGGCGGGGAAACGTTCGTCGCCTTCTGGCGCTCAATCGCGACATCATGCTGCGTTCATTGCTGCTGCAACTTTGCTTTGGCGCTATCACCGCGCTGGGGGCCAGGCTGGGCAGCGATATCATCGCCGTTAACGCCGTGTTGATGACGCTGCTGACGTTTACGGCCTATGCGCTGGATGGCTTCGCCTACGCCGTGGAGGCGCATTCCGGTCAGGCCTATGGCGCCCGCGACGGCAGTCAGCTACTGGAAGTCTGGCGCGCAGCGTGCCGCCAGTCAGGTATCGTCGCGCTGCTGTTTTCACTGGTCTATTTGCTCGCAGGCGAATCGATCGTTGCGCTGCTGACATCACTCCCACAAATCCAACAACTGGCCGACCGCTACCTGCTCTGGCAGGCGATTTTGCCTCTGGTCGGTGTCTGGTGCTATCTGCTGGATGGCATGTTTATCGGCGCAACGCGGGCGGCTGAAATGCGTAACAGCATGGCGGTGGCGGCCGCCGGGTTTGCACTGACGCTGTTGGCGCTCCCCGTGTTGGGTAATCACGGTTTGTGGCTGGCGCTGGCCGTTTTCCTTGCATTGCGCGGGCTGTCATTAGCCTGGATCTGGCGGCGACACTGGCGAAACGGGACCTGGTTTGCCACTTCATGA
- a CDS encoding CsbD family protein: MNKDEVGGNWKQFKGKVKEQWGKLTDDDMTVIEGKRDQLVGKIQERYGYAKDQAEKEVDSWEKRNDYRW; encoded by the coding sequence ATGAATAAAGACGAAGTCGGCGGTAACTGGAAACAGTTCAAAGGTAAGGTGAAAGAGCAGTGGGGCAAACTGACCGATGACGATATGACCGTCATTGAAGGTAAGCGTGATCAACTGGTTGGTAAGATTCAGGAACGTTATGGTTACGCGAAAGACCAGGCGGAGAAAGAGGTCGATAGCTGGGAAAAACGCAACGACTATCGCTGGTAA
- the zur gene encoding zinc uptake transcriptional repressor Zur, whose protein sequence is MEKTTTQELLAQAEKLCAQRNVRLTPQRLEVLRLMSLQEGAISAYDLLDLLRESEPQAKPPTVYRALDFLLEQGFVHKVESTNSYVLCYLFDQPTHTSAMFICDRCGAVKEECAEGVEDIMHTLAAKMGFALRHNVIEAHGLCSACVEVEACRHPGECQHDHSIQVKKKPR, encoded by the coding sequence ATGGAAAAGACCACAACGCAAGAGTTGCTGGCGCAAGCTGAAAAACTGTGCGCGCAACGCAATGTGCGCCTGACCCCACAGCGCCTCGAAGTGTTGCGTCTGATGAGCCTGCAGGAAGGCGCAATTAGCGCTTACGACCTGCTCGACCTGCTGCGTGAATCCGAACCGCAGGCCAAGCCGCCAACGGTCTATCGCGCACTCGATTTTCTGCTTGAACAAGGGTTTGTGCATAAGGTCGAATCCACCAACAGCTATGTGTTGTGCTACCTGTTCGATCAGCCAACCCATACTTCCGCGATGTTTATCTGCGACCGCTGCGGCGCGGTAAAGGAAGAGTGTGCGGAAGGCGTGGAAGACATTATGCATACGCTGGCGGCAAAGATGGGATTTGCCCTGCGCCACAATGTCATTGAAGCACACGGATTATGTTCAGCCTGCGTGGAAGTAGAAGCCTGTCGTCATCCTGGCGAGTGCCAGCACGATCATTCGATTCAGGTTAAGAAGAAACCCCGTTAA
- the traF gene encoding conjugal transfer protein TraF, whose amino-acid sequence MNLLVVAITGSLLASQTASAANSWTEARNDAMGGTGVASANYGSGVLINPALLAKSQPDDDITVIFPAIGGQMSDKDNLRDKIDDVTDDVNNYRRSLDNINPLDLFVPGSAGYRQVSNAAGDLADQLESLKGKTASAKAGGGLAVSIPNDVLAVAFVAKANARARVSSSIDQGDIDTLRGVEAVPSSILAVDPDNLKSKGFGRAAIVSDYGVAVARQFDLGGVPVSVGVTPKLQKTWLYNYTVSIYDFNSDDINSSRYRNDDTGFNVDAGLAADFGEHWTVGLSGQNLFSRDIDTKEVAGVRDTYQIRPLVTAGVAWQNDLLTLSADGDLTETKGFKSEENSQYVGVGAEVRPLDWLAVRAGYRADVKNNDSNVFTGGVGFAPFNRVHLDLMGLYGEDETWGAGAQVSVTF is encoded by the coding sequence TTGAATCTTTTGGTGGTGGCGATAACGGGCTCGCTGTTGGCGTCTCAAACGGCGAGTGCTGCGAATTCCTGGACAGAGGCGCGTAATGACGCGATGGGCGGAACGGGCGTGGCGTCGGCAAACTATGGCAGCGGCGTACTCATCAACCCGGCATTATTGGCGAAGTCACAGCCGGATGATGACATTACGGTGATCTTCCCGGCTATCGGTGGGCAGATGTCCGACAAGGATAATCTGCGCGATAAGATTGATGATGTTACCGACGACGTGAACAACTACCGCCGTTCTCTGGACAATATCAATCCACTCGATCTCTTTGTTCCCGGCAGCGCAGGCTACCGGCAGGTGTCTAATGCCGCAGGCGATCTGGCTGACCAGCTTGAATCTCTGAAAGGGAAAACGGCCAGTGCAAAAGCCGGCGGCGGGCTTGCGGTCAGCATTCCGAACGATGTGTTAGCCGTGGCCTTTGTGGCGAAAGCCAACGCCCGCGCCCGCGTGAGTTCGTCTATCGATCAGGGCGACATCGACACGCTGCGCGGCGTTGAAGCCGTGCCTTCCAGCATCCTGGCGGTGGATCCCGATAACCTGAAGTCAAAAGGGTTTGGCCGCGCCGCCATTGTCTCTGATTACGGTGTGGCGGTGGCGCGACAGTTCGACCTGGGCGGCGTACCGGTTTCGGTTGGCGTGACGCCGAAACTGCAAAAAACCTGGCTCTACAACTACACGGTCTCGATTTACGATTTCAACAGTGACGATATCAACAGCAGTCGCTATCGCAACGATGATACCGGCTTTAACGTTGATGCGGGTCTGGCCGCCGACTTTGGCGAACACTGGACGGTTGGTCTGAGCGGGCAAAACCTGTTCTCTCGTGATATCGATACAAAAGAGGTGGCGGGCGTTCGCGATACTTACCAGATTCGTCCGTTGGTCACCGCCGGTGTGGCGTGGCAGAACGATCTGCTGACGCTGAGCGCAGACGGTGATTTAACCGAAACCAAGGGCTTCAAAAGCGAGGAAAACTCACAGTATGTGGGTGTCGGTGCCGAAGTCCGACCGCTCGACTGGCTGGCCGTCCGCGCCGGTTATCGGGCTGACGTGAAAAACAATGACAGCAATGTCTTCACCGGCGGTGTCGGGTTTGCCCCGTTCAACCGGGTACATCTTGATTTGATGGGGCTGTACGGCGAGGACGAAACCTGGGGCGCAGGCGCGCAGGTCAGCGTGACGTTCTGA
- a CDS encoding type II toxin-antitoxin system HicB family antitoxin has protein sequence MNTMTYKGYAAKIDYSDEDLCFVGHVAGIRDVIGFHADNVSDLRNAFEEAVDDYLSYCAEQGREPLRPASGKISLRISPEVHSAINIAAEVSGKSVNQWINDTLTKAAHG, from the coding sequence ATGAACACCATGACTTATAAAGGCTATGCCGCCAAAATTGATTACAGTGACGAAGATTTGTGCTTCGTCGGGCATGTTGCCGGTATACGTGATGTGATTGGTTTCCATGCCGACAACGTTTCCGATCTTCGCAATGCCTTCGAAGAAGCGGTCGATGATTACCTTTCTTACTGTGCTGAACAAGGCAGAGAACCTCTGCGCCCGGCAAGTGGAAAGATCAGTCTGCGTATTTCTCCGGAGGTGCATTCGGCGATTAACATCGCCGCCGAAGTCTCCGGGAAAAGTGTAAATCAATGGATTAACGATACGCTGACTAAAGCAGCTCATGGCTGA
- the dusA gene encoding tRNA dihydrouridine(20/20a) synthase DusA, whose amino-acid sequence MSPESQSAFPARRFSIAPMLDWTDRHCRYFLRLLSRQTLLYTEMVTTGAIIHGKGDYLAYSEEEHPVALQLGGSDPAALAHCAKLAQARGYDEINLNVGCPSDRVQNGMFGACLMGNAQLVADCVKAMRDAVSIPVTVKTRIGIDDQDSYEFLCDFISTVSGRGECDMFIIHARKAWLSGLSPKENREIPPLDYPRVYQLKRDFPHLTMSINGGIKSLDEVKAHLEHMDGVMVGREAYQNPGILASVDREIFGSPTADADPVAVVRAMYPYIERELSQGTYLGHITRHMLGLFQGIPGARQWRRYLSENAHKAGADINVLEHALKLVADKR is encoded by the coding sequence ATGTCACCAGAATCACAATCCGCCTTTCCGGCCCGCCGTTTTTCCATCGCGCCTATGCTCGACTGGACGGACAGACACTGCCGCTACTTTCTGCGCTTGCTGTCTCGCCAGACGCTGCTCTACACCGAGATGGTGACGACAGGGGCGATTATTCATGGCAAAGGGGATTACCTGGCGTACAGCGAAGAAGAGCATCCGGTCGCTCTGCAACTGGGCGGCAGCGATCCGGCAGCGCTGGCGCACTGTGCGAAGCTGGCGCAGGCGCGCGGCTACGACGAAATCAACCTCAATGTCGGCTGTCCGTCCGATCGCGTGCAGAACGGCATGTTTGGCGCCTGTCTGATGGGCAATGCGCAACTGGTGGCGGATTGCGTAAAGGCGATGCGTGATGCGGTGTCGATTCCGGTGACGGTGAAAACCCGTATTGGTATTGATGACCAGGATAGCTATGAATTTCTCTGCGATTTCATCAGCACGGTGTCCGGTCGCGGTGAGTGCGACATGTTCATTATTCACGCCCGCAAAGCCTGGCTCTCCGGGTTAAGTCCGAAGGAAAACCGTGAGATCCCGCCGCTGGATTATCCGCGCGTTTATCAACTGAAACGCGACTTCCCGCACCTGACGATGTCCATCAACGGCGGTATTAAGTCGCTGGATGAGGTGAAGGCGCATCTCGAACATATGGACGGCGTGATGGTGGGGCGCGAGGCTTATCAGAACCCGGGTATTTTGGCTTCTGTCGACCGCGAAATTTTTGGCTCCCCGACGGCTGATGCCGATCCGGTTGCGGTGGTGCGGGCCATGTATCCCTATATCGAGCGCGAATTGAGTCAGGGTACGTATCTCGGCCACATTACACGCCATATGTTGGGTCTGTTTCAGGGGATACCGGGGGCGCGCCAGTGGCGGCGTTACCTGAGCGAAAACGCCCATAAAGCCGGTGCCGATATCAATGTGCTGGAGCACGCGCTGAAGCTGGTGGCCGATAAGCGTTAG
- the pspG gene encoding envelope stress response protein PspG, translated as MLELLFVLGFFIMLMVTGVSLLGILAALVVAAFVMFLGGMFALMIKLLPWLLLAVAVVWVIKAIKSPKVPQYQRNNRWRY; from the coding sequence ATGCTGGAACTACTTTTTGTGCTTGGCTTCTTTATCATGCTGATGGTCACCGGCGTCTCGCTGTTGGGTATTCTGGCTGCGCTGGTTGTTGCCGCGTTCGTGATGTTCCTTGGCGGCATGTTTGCACTGATGATCAAACTGCTGCCGTGGCTACTGCTGGCTGTTGCGGTGGTGTGGGTGATCAAAGCGATTAAGTCGCCAAAAGTCCCGCAATATCAGCGCAATAACCGTTGGCGTTACTAA
- a CDS encoding quinone oxidoreductase → MATRIEFHKHGGPDVLQAVDFTPADPAANEIQVENKAIGINFIDTYIRSGLYPPPALPSGLGTEAAGVVSKVGSAVSHIKAGDRVVYAQSALGAYSSVHNVPADKAAILPDAISYEQAAASFLKGLTVYYLLRKTYEIKPDEPFLFHAAAGGVGLIACQWAKALGAKLIGTVGSAQKAQRALDAGAWQVINYREENIVERVKEITGGKKVRVVYDSVGKDTWEASLDCLQRRGLMVSFGNASGPVTGVNLGILNQKGSLYATRPSLQGYITTAEELTEASNELFSLIASGVIKVDVADSQKYALKEAQRAHEVLESRATQGSSLLIP, encoded by the coding sequence ATGGCAACACGAATTGAATTTCACAAGCATGGCGGCCCTGACGTGCTTCAGGCTGTGGACTTTACCCCCGCCGATCCGGCGGCGAACGAAATCCAGGTCGAAAACAAAGCGATCGGTATTAACTTTATCGACACCTATATTCGCAGCGGGCTTTATCCGCCTCCCGCGCTGCCCAGCGGTTTAGGGACCGAAGCGGCTGGCGTCGTCAGCAAAGTCGGCAGCGCCGTCAGTCATATTAAAGCAGGCGATCGCGTGGTGTATGCGCAATCCGCGCTCGGCGCCTACAGTTCGGTCCACAACGTCCCGGCCGATAAGGCTGCTATCCTGCCTGATGCCATCTCGTATGAGCAGGCCGCCGCCTCTTTCCTGAAGGGACTGACCGTTTATTATCTGCTGCGCAAAACTTACGAAATCAAGCCCGACGAACCGTTCCTGTTCCACGCGGCCGCAGGCGGTGTTGGGCTGATTGCCTGTCAGTGGGCGAAAGCACTGGGTGCGAAACTGATTGGCACCGTCGGTAGCGCACAAAAGGCGCAGCGGGCGCTGGATGCTGGTGCATGGCAGGTGATTAACTATCGCGAAGAAAACATTGTTGAGCGGGTAAAAGAGATAACTGGCGGCAAAAAAGTCCGCGTGGTGTATGACTCTGTCGGCAAGGATACCTGGGAAGCCTCGCTGGACTGTCTGCAACGTCGTGGGCTGATGGTCAGCTTTGGCAACGCATCGGGTCCGGTGACCGGCGTGAACCTGGGGATTCTGAATCAGAAAGGCTCCCTGTACGCCACGCGCCCTTCTCTTCAGGGCTATATCACCACCGCGGAAGAACTGACCGAAGCCAGCAACGAACTGTTTTCGCTGATTGCCAGCGGTGTGATCAAAGTGGATGTGGCAGACAGTCAGAAATATGCGTTGAAAGAGGCGCAGCGCGCACATGAAGTGCTGGAGAGTCGGGCGACGCAGGGTTCCAGTTTGCTGATTCCTTGA
- the dnaB gene encoding replicative DNA helicase, protein MAGNKPFNKQQTDVRDRDLQVAGLKVPPHSIEAEQSVLGGLMLDNERWDDVAERVVAEDFYTRPHRHIFTEMGRLQETGSPIDLITLAESLERQGQLDSVGGFAYLAELSKNTPSAANISAYADIVRERAVVRDMIAVAHEIADAGFDPQGRTSEDLLDLAESRVFKIAESRANKDEGPKNIADVLDATVARIEQLFQQPHDGVTGVNTGYDDLNKKTAGLQPSDLIIVAARPSMGKTTFAMNLVENAAMLQDKPVLIFSLEMPSEQIMMRSLASLSRVDQTRIRTGQLDDEDWARISGTMGILLEKRNIYIDDSSGLTPTEVRSRARRIAREHGGIGLIMIDYLQLMRVPSLSDNRTLEIAEISRSLKALAKELHVPVVALSQLNRSLEQRADKRPVNSDLRESGSIEQDADLIMFIYRDEVYHENSDLKGIAEIIIGKQRNGPIGTVRLTFNGQWSRFDNYAGPQYDDE, encoded by the coding sequence ATGGCAGGAAATAAACCCTTCAACAAACAACAGACTGATGTCCGTGACCGCGACCTACAGGTTGCCGGACTGAAAGTACCGCCGCACTCGATTGAAGCGGAACAGTCGGTGTTGGGCGGTTTAATGCTGGATAACGAGCGCTGGGACGATGTCGCCGAGCGCGTGGTGGCGGAAGATTTTTATACCCGTCCACACCGTCACATCTTCACCGAAATGGGACGATTGCAGGAAACCGGCAGTCCGATTGACCTGATTACGCTCGCGGAATCGCTGGAGCGACAAGGGCAACTGGACAGCGTCGGCGGTTTTGCTTATCTGGCTGAACTCTCCAAAAATACGCCAAGTGCGGCGAACATCAGCGCATATGCTGATATTGTGCGCGAACGTGCGGTGGTGCGCGACATGATCGCCGTCGCCCATGAAATTGCCGATGCGGGGTTTGATCCGCAGGGGCGCACCAGTGAGGACTTGCTCGATCTCGCCGAGTCCCGCGTATTTAAAATCGCGGAAAGCCGCGCCAATAAAGACGAAGGCCCGAAAAACATTGCCGATGTACTCGACGCCACCGTCGCGCGTATCGAACAACTGTTCCAGCAACCGCACGACGGGGTGACGGGCGTTAACACCGGCTATGACGATCTCAATAAAAAGACCGCTGGCCTGCAGCCGTCAGATCTGATTATCGTTGCGGCACGTCCGTCGATGGGTAAAACCACGTTTGCGATGAACCTCGTCGAAAACGCCGCGATGTTGCAGGATAAACCGGTTCTTATCTTCAGTCTCGAGATGCCCTCTGAGCAGATTATGATGCGTTCTCTGGCATCACTGTCCCGCGTGGATCAGACCCGTATTCGTACCGGACAACTGGACGATGAGGACTGGGCGCGGATTTCTGGCACGATGGGCATTCTGCTGGAAAAACGTAACATTTATATTGATGATTCCTCCGGTCTGACGCCAACGGAAGTGCGCTCCCGCGCGCGCCGTATCGCCCGCGAACACGGCGGCATCGGGTTGATTATGATCGACTACCTGCAACTTATGCGCGTGCCGTCGCTGTCCGACAACCGTACGCTGGAAATCGCTGAAATTTCCCGCTCGCTGAAAGCGCTGGCGAAAGAACTGCATGTGCCGGTTGTGGCGCTGTCGCAGCTCAACCGCTCGCTGGAACAACGCGCCGATAAGCGCCCGGTCAACTCCGACCTGCGTGAATCCGGTTCCATCGAACAGGATGCCGACTTGATCATGTTCATCTACCGCGATGAGGTTTATCACGAGAACAGCGATCTGAAAGGTATTGCGGAAATCATCATTGGTAAGCAGCGTAACGGCCCCATCGGCACGGTGCGACTGACCTTTAACGGACAATGGTCGCGCTTTGATAATTATGCGGGCCCTCAATACGACGACGAATAA